tcataaattcaaatccttcaatttcttttctcaaaatttaattattataaattcaactccttgaatttactatatcataattttatataattcaacttcttgaatttattctctcaacggaaaCAAATAATCCAGTGCTTGTGTTATTCTCAATGGTTTagagatacagctagccgtagtttcacaactctttgtgatccagtacattttcttttattcgggcttacacTAATTTGCCTCATTTCATGCACAAATATTTggtcatgagaatgtcagaaattaaTTTCTGATTAAACTTATCGAATTATGGTAAGAGTGTCTAGTAGCTTCATCCCATGATTCTCTAGGTATCAGCAAACCATCAACTTATACAACAtactaatatttaaatttaaaatatatcaaacatatttttgaataaatatattaaaataaattatatcaaTGATAAACGATACAGCCGAAGGAATTTGGGTATAATACTCGAAAgttagaaaacaataaaatttggagagaaatTAAAAGAAGTCATATTAAAGTTGAAATAATATTATGAAAGAATAAAATGTGACGAGACAAAACTTTGTTATCTGTGAGCTTTTGATGTATTTTTTTAGTTCGTCAGATATTtatatttatgagacggattaACTTAATtcgtatatataataaaaaaataatatttttcataaatcagTTCAAAGTAGATATTCATAACACAAAATTGAATTTGATGAaaagaattaattattaaaaaaatagagtaggtctcttgtgagacggtctcacgaatctttatatgtgagatgagtcaactctattgatattcataataaaaagtaatactcttagcataaaaaataatatttttaatggatgactcaaataagagatctgtcttacaaaatacgactcgtaaaatcgtctcacacaaatttttacataaaaaaaatatgtatagTACCACGTGGCAGATTCTATCTAAGAGATAGGCATAGTGGTGGTTGCAAAGAGTTTGAGAGCAAATAGGAAGTGGTCCAAGGATTAGAGATTTAAGGCCCCCACCCCAAACCCCACCCCACCCCACCCCACAATTAAATTCTGGACTATTTTGCCCCTCCTACCGGCTCATCCGGTCTTGTGGTCAATAATATATTCATTATCTAATCCATGCATATGGCCACCGCAGCATGCCcgaataataatattattaataaatttgattaattattttaacatTACTCCCAACTAACATAATTGTTTACACAGCAATATCACCACACACCTACGTTGAGAAGAATgggaatttattttttaatatttaatttaacataaaaaaaagttacgactaaaatattattattttactgTAAAAAGATGTAgaaattgaaataaattaagaaattttgagattattattattttattagtttAAATAGTATATCTTCTCCTACTTTTAAAATGCGTGAgatttcataataaattttgaGTGGGTCtaatgtgagatcgtctcacggatattaatctgtgagacgggtcaaccctacccatattcacaataaaaagtaatattcttagcataaaaaataatattttttcatggatgacctaaataagtgacatgtctcacaaatacaacccgtgagaccgtctcacacaaatttttacttaAATTTTAGGCTTTGGAATTGAAAATATTATGGTCATTTGAGGTTATATTTAGctagagtaggtcttttgtgagacggtctcacaaatctttatctgtgatacgggtcaatcccaccgatattcacaataaaaagtaatacttttagcataaaaagtaatattttttcatggataacccaaataaaatatatgtctgacaaaatacgactcgtgagacatctcatataagtttttgtcatatagCCACTATAATCTAAGCTATATTATCCACATGGGTATGAGAATGTCAAATTGTCactcttatttttattttaaaaaatattttctaattaattaataaatatttaaagatagctaaattaagaaaaattgaTAAAAGAAATGGagagtaaaattttaaattactctcactaaaaaatatatattaaaatattagatATGGATGGAAAAGTAAACAGCGGGGGGTTTATTAAACGGTTGGTTGTATTTTCAGAGGTTTAATACAGATGATTATATAAAATTTCTTGCAGATTATTTATTCTTATTACAAGATCAAAGCGAACAGTAGTTCATTGCGTGACGTAAATTCGAATTTTGTGTATAGAAACGTCAAAGGTTCAAGAACGACGCCTAGATTTCTCTCCGCGAATCAGATCAATCATCGTGGTGAAATTCGAATTCTGTTGAGAAATATTCTGTTTGTGATCATTTTGGCTTCCGAtttcttcttttgttttctttttctctGAATTTTTGTTTGGgtttgtttaaaaattttgtcTTGGTgggtttttgtttgtttttttcccCAAATTCTTGTTGATCTCCCTGAGATCTGATGGAATTCTTCTAAATTTTGTGATTTCGGTTAGAGTGCAAAAATGGGAATTTCTTGTTTAAGATTAGCGGCAGATCTGGAATTTAATGCAAGTTTGGCGTGGTATTTTCCGCGAcactgaaaaataaaaagacCAACTTGAAATGCCTGATGTTGTATCTTTCTTTATTTGGAGTTTGCAACCTTCTACTTGTGGTTTTATTTGATTCGTTTTGTTGTTTCAGTTTTGTCTGTTTTTTTGTGCCATTGCGCGAAGGTTCTATGATGTGAAAAGAAGTTAAAAGAGTTGTGTCCTGCCGATGATTTAATTTACTTGTCAAGAAATtcactttttttttgtttacatcttttcttcttcatggATGATTGGAATGTACTGATGAACCACTATGTTGAAGTAATCATGTTTCGTTAGCATAGGGTTTTATCTGGATTTTTGTTTCTACGTTCGTGACTTGTTTTGATTAATTATACCATCTGTGAAGAGAGTGATTTCTTTCCTGTTGACTGATGCATGTCCGACTTTTGTAGATTGAGGGTGACTTCACATCACATCATTGCATTTGATGATTTCGTATTGGCATGCTGCCTAGGATATGGTGTCGAAGAAGAGGTTGGATGAGAAGTTGAATGGATTCCAAGTTCCAGTTATTCCTAGGGCTCCTAGATCGATTCGGGTAACTTTATTTCTAAAATCATGTATTTTACGCCATCATATTATTGTATATGCAGACAAGTGTCTCATCTTGTTTGTACCGCAGAGTAAACGCCGCACATTCAAGAAATTGGTGGAAGACAAAGAACTTTGCCCCTTTGAACTACTTGCAGCTGTAGCTGGAAAGTTATTGCAGGAGACTGAAAGCTCTGCTTGCAGTAATGCAGGCGAAGAGAAAGGGCAGCTTGGAATTGGTCAAGATGGTTTTGTTGAGGGACAGCATGGTAACCCTTTGAAATCAGAAGGCTTTGACCATGGAAGTTGTGCTGAGAGTGCATTTGTTCCAGAAGTTTATGTTCAGGAGCGTAATCTCTTGTCCAATTTGGATGGATTTCCATTTGAGGGAAATACTCCCATTTTGGAATGCTCTTCTGCACATGCAAGCTTGGGCTTACTCGAGAATGTGGATTCAGATGTTAAGCTAGGATTCTGTGAGGGCAAGACTGATGACAGGTTTAATAACAAAATGGAGAATGGACTTGAATCGCAGTCAGATgataacaaaaatcatattaGTGACGTAACTGTGGCTACCACATCGATTGTAAAGGATCCAAATGCAGAATCTGTGAATACTAATGTACTGATTAATTCAGATAGTAATGTACAGTTGCCCTTGCACAGAGCCCCCGTCACTGGGGCTTTCTTAAGTAACCACTGGAGTAATGTAAAGTTAGGAAATAGTGATGATGATGAATATTCTTTTGGGTGCAATAAACCTAGCACCAAGATTAGGCCCTTTAGGCCACAACCATGGAGTGGAAACCGTAGGATAAGGAAGATGTTGACATCCAAATACTGGAAAGTAGCTCCAAAGCTGAAGGATTGTGATGTTTATAACTCTAGTAAGTggaattgaaatatttttattatcgtAAGAAGTTCTAAATTTCTGCATTTTGATGATGATCTGTGCATAATTTATTTCTACTCACATCAACATAACATTTGTTACCAGGTGAGAGAATGAGGTCCTTCTACAGATACAGGAAGAACATTTATGCACGAGAAAGGTATCAAAGAGCACCTATTAAGAAACGGAAATTGTTTGATCACCGCTTTACCATTGCATATGATCAGGAGACCAGCGGTGAAAGCATTTCCAGTTCTCCCGAAAAACGAGGTCCTCTGTCATTTTGTTTTACTGTATTATCTTGTTCTGTTTTTAGCTATGTTTCTGAGGCATCATTGTAATATCTTGCAGCATGTGCACTGTCAGCTACAGTGAAAGGTCACCAAAAAGTGAAGGATTCTCGTGGTATAAGAGATTTGACCACAAAATTCATGTATTCCTTAACTAGCTTGATCTTTGTTTGATTCAAAAGAAGTTCTTATggattttttttctctcttcatTCAGTGAAATTTAGCATCAAGTCTTTCAGGGTGCCAGAACTTTATGTTGAAGTCCCTGAAACTACAACTGTTGGTTCTCTGAAGGTTTGCCTTTCCTCATTATTCACTGTTACATGCAAATTACAATATGTAGTATCTTTATTTTTGTGCAGAGGCGACACATGAGCATTTTATAATGTGATTTACAAGACATGCCATCTTGGTGTGAGTTGCAAGGGTTACCATTTTGGCGACAGCACATCATTTAAATCATACAAGTGGTGGAGATTTTATTCCTGCATGGCAGTATGCTTAGGAAATTTAATTCATGATAGCTAAACTATTGAAGTTCtctgcattttttttttcagagaACTGTATTGGAGGCTGTTACTGCTATACTTGGTGGTGGAATACGAGTAGGGGTGGTTCTTCAAGGAAAGAAGGTCCGAGATGAGAATAGAACTCTGCAGCAGGCTGGTATTTCCCAGAGTTGCAATCTTGATACCCTCGGTTTTACATTAGAGCCAAGTTTTACGAATCTCTCGTCGGCCATGACTCCAAAGAAGCTTCCCCTAGCATTTCCATGTGATGCTGATAAAAAATTACCTAGGTATTATGATATCTTCAGTTTGTTGGAGTTGAGTCTCCAATTATTTTTTCAGATTGAGAAATGATGCTGTTGAACTAGCTACTTTAATgatatttcttgaattgctttccatTTCTCGGTGGACCTGTTAATCATGTACTATATCTCCAGGTCTCCCGCCACTGCAGACTTTGGTTCGGGGATTTCGAGCTCCTCGGATATTCCAGTTGTTAATAAGTTGGATACTGATGTTGATAAAAGAAAGCCTATTGCCTCCCCTGAAACCCCTACTAACACATCAACAGATTGTTTAACTCCGGATTCTAAGGCATTGgttccaatcaatccaattgAATGTGGAGTCACTAGCATTAGTTCCAGTGGACCCGAAACTTAAACGTGGTGAAGTTTCGCAGCGTAGAACAAGGAGACCATTTTCTGTATCAGAGGTGGAAGCCCTGGTTGAAGCAGTTGAAAATCTTGGGACAGGAAGGTAATATAGAGGATCTTGGAGGATGTGAAGTGTAGATTGTTGAGAATATTGATGGATATTATTTTCTTCCAATGTTTCGATCACATAAATTGAGATATTTAATTTCATTGTGCAGGTGGCGTGACGTTAAAAAGCGTGCTTTTGAGGATGCAGATCATAGAACCTATGTTGATTTGAAGGTAGGAAATGTATCTGTCATATCATCTGAATACTATTACTATTTAGAAATTTGTTTCCTCTTCCACAAGTATATTTTCTTAAACCACAAGTATACTTTCTTGATTGAGGATCTTAGTTCTTGTTATTTAGTTTTAAGAATTCTTTCTGTCAGTTTTAAATTCAAGATCCGCCATTTTAGGAGATGGATCTGCCTGATATTATCTGTATTTCACATGTTTAATAGGTGTAT
This is a stretch of genomic DNA from Primulina eburnea isolate SZY01 chromosome 11, ASM2296580v1, whole genome shotgun sequence. It encodes these proteins:
- the LOC140805095 gene encoding LOW QUALITY PROTEIN: telomere repeat-binding protein 3-like (The sequence of the model RefSeq protein was modified relative to this genomic sequence to represent the inferred CDS: deleted 1 base in 1 codon), producing the protein MVSKKRLDEKLNGFQVPVIPRAPRSIRSKRRTFKKLVEDKELCPFELLAAVAGKLLQETESSACSNAGEEKGQLGIGQDGFVEGQHGNPLKSEGFDHGSCAESAFVPEVYVQERNLLSNLDGFPFEGNTPILECSSAHASLGLLENVDSDVKLGFCEGKTDDRFNNKMENGLESQSDDNKNHISDVTVATTSIVKDPNAESVNTNVLINSDSNVQLPLHRAPVTGAFLSNHWSNVKLGNSDDDEYSFGCNKPSTKIRPFRPQPWSGNRRIRKMLTSKYWKVAPKLKDCDVYNSSERMRSFYRYRKNIYARERYQRAPIKKRKLFDHRFTIAYDQETSGESISSSPEKRACALSATVKGHQKVKDSRVKFSIKSFRVPELYVEVPETTTVGSLKRTVLEAVTAILGGGIRVGVVLQGKKVRDENRTLQQAGISQSCNLDTLGFTLEPSFTNLSSAMTPKKLPLAFPCDADKKLPRSPATADFGSGISSSSDIPVVNKLDTDVDKRKPIASPETPTNTSTDCLTPDSKALVPSIQLNVESLALVPVDPKLKRGEVSQRRTRRPFSVSEVEALVEAVENLGTGRWRDVKKRAFEDADHRTYVDLKDKWKTLVHTASISPQQRRGEPVPQELLNRVLSSHSYWSQHQCKQQHGKNQWNALTSSMISVVKWLGHE